A region of the Vibrio chagasii genome:
TCCTATCATTAGCGGTAGACCCGAATTATCGCGGTATGGGAATTGGCCGGAAACTGATGCAACAGGCGGTTGAGTAGTTGCCGCGAGACGCTAAGCTTTTGCTCACTGTAGATCCAAATAACACATCCGCTTGCGCGCTCTACGCATCAATGGGATTTTCTACGATCAAACAAGAAGAAAACTATTTCGGTGATGATGAGCCGAGGTTAGTGATGCAGCTCATCATCTAGATTGTTGTTAACGGTTGTCAATCAAAGGCTCATACTTCGAAGGCAGTCTCGTAGCTCTAGGTCAGCATCACGATACCGTGCATCAACACGACACTAGAGGTGAGCTGAGTTCTCATATCAAAGTATCCGTCGGGACCTTGGCTCTGGTTCTCTTCTCTCATCGTCCTTTCAGCTCGCCAAACCGCCATATAACCAAGGATAAGAATCAGAGTTGTCACCAGTTCCTTTTGTTCGCCAAGTAATACTGCCAGCCAAGCGACGAGCACAATCGCGTTGCTTAGCAGTAGCGCTTTGTTGCTTGATTGGCTTTCAAAGTTCTCTATTCCATTTGCCCACAAAATCCCTGAAAGAAAGCTCAAAATTGCCACGCTGTAGGTGATGAAGAGCGTTTCACCGCTTATCCCCATAAATTGGCTGTCGGTGAGCGAAAGGAGAAGACCGAATAAAAACGGAATTAATCCCATGTACCCCAGTTTGGCCATGGTGTTACGGGTTTGAGTTGTTGCCATATAATCTGTATTCATAGCTGCTGCTCGATCGCGTTTTTGAGCGTAGCGCTCACTGGTGATGTGGAGCTAGGGAAGGTGGCGACGACTTTACCTTCTTTACTGATCAAGAATTTGTAAAAGTTCCACTTAGGCGTTACGCCCGCTTGCTGTTGTATCTCTGTAAACACGGGGTTGGCGTTGCTACCAGACAGTGAAGCTCGCGCCATCATAGGGAAGGTCACGCCGTAGTCGAGGTAACAGACTTTTGCCGTCTTCTCTTCGCTTCCCTTGTCTTGGCGAAAATCATTACTTGGGAAACCGATCACGGTGAAGTCTTGGTCTTTGTAGGTTTGATGAAGTTGTTCGAGCTGCTCAAACTGCGGAGTGAAGCCACATTGGCTAGCGGTGTTTACCACCAATAGAGTTTTGCCTTGAAACTCATCACACAGCGCAATTTCTTCGGTCGAATTTAATAACCTCTGTTTACCATTGAGTATCTCGGGACAGCTCGCTGCAAACGCGATGGAGCTTGTGAGGCTTGTAATCAATATGGTTGAGCAAAGTAGTGAACATTTCATAGGGTTGGCTCATTTTAGTTGGCGTAATGGTTATTACTCTTGAGCACGATGAAATGATCACTTTGCGTATTATTTACCGTCTCTTTAACTCGCGCTTTTAGTTGTACATTTGTTCTCTGAGATAAGATATGGAGTGACCAAGCGACTGATATTCACTTTCGCGCCGAGGCGAGCGGCGAGTAAATACATACCTCCGATCTTCCGGTGTAAGAACAGCGCATCGGCGGGAGGGGTGTGCCAATACTCTTGTTCCATGCTCAAAATGGTTCCAGCTTCACGAAGCCTTTGTGCTAATCCACTTGCTTTGAAGTCGTACTCTTCGTCTACCAACATCGGCTCACAAGCCATCTTCACTAGGTTTAGAATCGCTTGGCGTTGTTCGGGAAGAATGGTCTCGCTAAAGAATCCAATCTGCTCTAATGCTTGATTGAGGCCTTGCTCATCGTTGTTAATGACAGAGGAAAAGGCCAAACGATAACCCTCGCTGAAGCGGTCACTGTACTCACGGGTTGCTCCGAAATCTAACAAACCAATTTGTCGGGTGTTTTCAACGTATAGGTAGTTGGCGAAATTGGGGTCGGTTTGCACCATCTTAAAGTCGAACAACTCTCTGAATAGGAGCTCAAGCAAGCTGTGCATTACAAAGTCACGGGTGCTTTGGTCGTAACTTTCTATTTGTTCTATTGAGACGCCCTCAATGAAGTCCATGGCGAGCACGGATTCTGAAGAGACTTGCGGATGGATCTGAGGCACGACGAAGTGTGAGTGTTCTTTTAATGCATTGTAATAACGGGTCGCATAGTCAGCCTCGCGAGCATAGTCTGCTTCATCATGGAGTTGCTTTTTTGCTTCCTCTAACAACCCTTTGTAGTCGACCGATTTTGGTATCAGACCAACAATGTTGAGCAGTGTGCCCACGTTATCTACATCACTGTCGATGCTTTTTCGAATCCCTGGGTATTGGACTTTGACGGCGAGTTTGTCCCCGGCATCGCTGTAGGCTTGATGAACTTGTCCGATGGACGCACTGGCAATCGGTTTAAAGTTGAAGGAAAGGAACTCGGTTTTCCAATCGTTCCCAAGTGAGCTATCTAAGACTTGATTGAGCTGCTTTGTTGGCAGTGGGTCAGCGTCTGAGCGCAGGCGAGAAAGAATGTCGGCTAACTCCGGTTCTAAGACATCCCCCACATCCATTGAAAGCATCTGTCCCAGCTTCATTGCAGCGCCACGTAGGTGTGCAAGTTGGTCGGTCAGGCGAGCAATGTTCTGTGGCGTTAACAACAAGTCTTTTGCCTTGGGCCTGTTGCCCTGTGCGATTTGCTTGGTGCCTTCTGTTAGCACGTTACCTGCGACTCTTGTCGCCAGCGAGGCGAACTTGCTAAATCTAGAAAGTCGATGAGTGGGAAGGTTTCTCTCTTTTGCCGACATAAAAGTTCTCTCTGGGAATCAGGGTTGATACTAATCTTAGTAAATTACTGTTCACGCTAGTTTGTTAAAAATATCGATAACATCGTTAGATTTTTTGATTGTAGAATAACTACTTACTGTGATTGGTATGACTGCAAAGTTCTGTCAATCATTACACAACCTCATGTATTGTTGTGATAACTTGTCGCCTGAATCAGTAACTCGATTGAAAAGGACAAAGCATGAAGTTTATTTGGTTGAAAGTCGCTCTTACCGTATTAGTATTTGCTGCACTGTTTGGCATCGTTTACTACAAAGTCGCCAGTGGTATGTCTTAACTCGATACTATTTGGTACAGCTGTTTCCGTTGCAACGTGATTGTCCGGTTAACCAGAATGAGATCTTATATCGATTCTTGGCAAACCTTAGGTAGCACCAGTCTGCAATCGGCTTAAATATGGCCCAACGCAATGGCGCATAAAGCCAACCTTTTCCTACTAGGTTCCATGCTTGGTAGGTCACATCTAACCCAAGTAGTAGCCTTCCGTTTTCATCAAGAGCATGCAGCACTGTGTTCGCGGCATCCGCATCAATTTGAGGATAGTTGGCAAACCCGTCACTATAGATGTCGATGGTATGAATCTTGTTCTTGATATCGTACTTAGCGAGCGCAGCCATTTCTTTAGCGCACAGTGGACACGTTCCGTCATAAAATATTGTTAATTCAGTCATTGATTTCTTTACTATTTTTGCCATTTTCAAACTATACGCAAATGTCGATTAGGTGGATCATTCTGCCCACATATCCGACACTGTCAGTGTGACGACTGTTTTACGATATCATCTAGAGGTAACATCTGTTCCATGCAATTAGAAATTAAGAGTCGAATTTACATGACAACCAAGCTAATTAACCGCTTTATCATCGCCTGTATCGCGCTCATCTTGAGTGGTTGTGTCAGCTACAGCATTACCGAGCAAGAGATGACAGAATATCTTGCTGATTCAGTCATGCTTGAACAAGAGGTAGGTGTACAAAGCGTGATGTACGCACAAGTGGCAGTGGATGATCTAGAAGTACAAATTGGCCGAGCCGATGAACAACGCGTGTCCGTGTTGGCGAATACCAATGCAAAAGTTCAAGTGTTCAATATGCCGAATATGGGGTTGGACCTAGATTTAGAATTCAGCGCGATTCCTGAATATGACAAGGAAAGTGGTGAAGTGTACCTAAAGTCGTTGCGTCTAGAGCGATTTGAAGAGAAGGAGCAGCAGCTATCTCCTGAGATCGAAAAGCTGCTTAAGCCAGCGGTATCGATGATCGGTTTTGCTTTGTCTCAATCTCCAGTTTACAAACTGGATAGCAACAAGGTGCAAGAGTCGCTGATCAAGTCATCAGAACCGAATCTAGTGATCCGAGATAACAAATTGGTCATTGAGTTGTTTGATTAATCCCACATACATAAGTTTCTACTAAGCTATCACACATAATGGCTGCCTACTGGGCGGCCATTTTTCTTTCTATTGAGTTGGTTCACGAACTCTATCTATTAGGCCATTTATTGAATTAGCCGCGTATCTCACCTTTACTTTACTCTTGTGAGCAAGTCATCGCTTCAGTCATCAAATCATAAGAAAGAAAAGGTGAACGAACTATGAAGAGTCCAGTAATTGCGGATAACAAACCCATCAAAGTAGAGCTGACGAAGGGAGAGGAGTATTACTTCTGTACCTGTGGGAAATCGAAAAACCAACCGTTTTGTGACGGTTCTCATGCCGGTACGGGGTTCAAACCGAAAAGCTTTGTTGCCGAAGAGGACGGTGATGCTTACCTGTGTCGCTGTAAGTATTCTAACAATCTTCCTTTTTGCGATGGCACTCATAAACAGTTCACTGCGGAGCAAGTTGGGCAAGAAGGCCCAGAAGTTCACATTCAAGCGGCAGCCCCTGATTTATCTCCTGCGGCAACCGCAACCAAAGAAGAGCCTACCGTGGAGTTTATTCATCAGTTAGCGCGTGATGGTTTGTCCAAGGTGGGGCACCATGGGCCAATAACTTCTATGGGTGTGCCTAGGCACCTCTTGCCTCACTGGGATGACATTCAAGTCATGGTCGCGCAAATGGCCACCAAGCCTTTATTGGAAAACGTGCCAGTAGGAACGGAACTGATTATTGGCCCTAACGCCAGAAAACCATTGAAGCTCAATATTCCTCTGTTTGTATCGGACATGAGTTTTGGGTCGCTATCTGAGGAGGCGAAAGTGTCTTTGGCGACAGGAGCTGAACTTGCAGGAACCGGGATCTGCTCCGGGGAAGGCGGCATGTTACCCGAGGAACAGGCCGCCAATTCTCGTTACTTTTATGAGCTAGCCAGTGCTCAGTTTGGTTACGATGAAGCCAAGCTCAAAAACGTTCAAGCCTTCCATTTTAAAGGTGGGCAAGGCGCAAAAACGGGAACGGGCGGGCATCTGCCTGGTGTGAAGAATATCGGTAAGATCGCGGAAGTACGTGGTATTGAAGCGGGCACTGCGGCTATTTCTCCCCCTACTTTTAAAGATCTAAAAACCGCAGCGGACTTTAAAAAATTCGCTGATCGCGTGCGTGAAGTGACAGGCGGTATCCCAATTGGCTTCAAGCTAAGTGCCAATCATATCGAAGAAGACATTCAGTTCGCATTGGATGCAAGTGCCGATTACATCATTTTAGACGGTCGAGGCGGCGGTACTGGCGCTGCACCAGAAATGTTCCGAGACCATATCAGTGTGCCAACGATTCCAGCTTTAGCTCGCGCTAGAGCTTATCTCGATAAACAAGGCGTCAGTGACCGAGTTACATTGATCATCACGGGTGGTTTACGTGTGCCGATGGACTTTGTAAAAGCGATGGCGCTTGGCGCAGATGGTGTCGCTATCTCGAACAGTGCCATGCAGTCGATAGGATGTGTGGCAGCGAGAATGTGTAATACTAATAATTGCCCGGCGGGTATCGCGACTCAAAAGGCCGACTTACGCCAGCGTTTAAATGTCGAGAAAGCTTCGAATCAGCTTAAAAACTTCTTCGAGGCGTCGACCGAATTAATGCAAGTGATGGCGAGAGCGTGTGGACATGATCATCTGAATCAATTCAACCCTCACGATTTGGCTACATGGAATCGTGAGATGGCAGAACTATCGGGCGTTGCCTATTCCGGTGTTAGTCCTCTCAATCCACTTAAGTAAACAGCACGTCGATAAAGCACATTCACTGGGTTTTTGAGTGTGCTTGTTTTCTCCATTCAACTATTAACCACTCCAATTCATTTACCCATTCCAATCCATTGCTTTGTAAGCACTTTTAAATTATTTCCTGTTTTTGAAAATATTACTTTACCTCAAGTTAACTTGAGGTTTTATCATCCTTCTCAATCTAAAAAACAAACCATTACCTTGTTACTTTCTAAGGGGGGCAAGTTCAGTAGAGGGCAATCATGAGGTGACAAACAAATCAGGGGTTAGGTATGGAACAGCGTCAAGTCACGGAATATTTTTCAAGAATTGGTTTATCTCAACCAAGCGATACCACAATCGAAAGCCTAAAGGCGATCCATCAACATCAACACCGAACCATTCCGTTCGAGAATTTTGATGTGGTTCAGGGGTTGCCTATTCAACTGTCTCAAGAGGCATTGCATGAAAAGCTGGTGGTTAATCAGCGAGGGGGTTATTGCCAAGAACTTAATGGGTTGTTGTTGAATATGTTAACTCATATGGGCTTTGAAGCGAGAGCTTTACTGGGGCGAGTACATCTAGCGGGAGAGCCGACAGGGCGTAGCCATCGAGTGACATTGGTGACGATTGATGACAAGCAGTGGCTAGTGGATGCGGGTTTTGGCACTTTTACCCCTCGCGCTCCATTGCTTATTGAAACCAATATTGAGCAGTCTAATGACTTACAAACTTTTCGTTTTATCGAAGATGAACGATATGGCTTCTTACTGCAGATAAAGCAGGGTGAAGAGTGGATGAACGTGTACAGCCTAGACATGACGTATGTGGGTGCCAACGACCTAGAGTCGAGCAACTTCTTCACTTCAAACAGTCCGAAATCCATTTTTACATCAAACTGTATTGCGGCACTGCCGATTGAAGGTGGGATTGTCACGCTGCTTAACCAGAAAATTAAAATTAGCAAAGATGGCTCAACCGAGGAATGGCTACTTGAAGACGAGCCTACGTACCTTACTGCATTACAAACGTACTTTGGTTTAGCGCCAAATGTGCCTTTTCAAACTTTAGAGAAATGTTTCTAACCAAATTTAAGGATCAACAATGAAAGTATTAGCAATGGGCGCAACCAACAGTAAAGCATCGATTAACCAACAATTGGCAGCGTACACCGCAAGCTTAGTTGAGGGAGCGCAAGTAGAGGTGCTCGATCTTAATGATTTCGAGATGCCTATTTACAGTGAAGACAGAGAAAAAGAGTCTGGCGTTCATCAACACGCGCAGCGCTTTTTTAGCAAGATTGGTGAAGCAGATACTGTGATCATCTCTTTTGCCGAGTACAACGGTTCATACACAGCGGCCTTTAAAAATGTGTTCGATTGGGCATCACGCATCGATATGAAAGTGTACCAAGGCAAGCCAGTGGTGATGCTCGCTACCTCTCCGGGTCCAGGTGGCGCGACCTCTGTGCTGTCTTCTGCAGTGAACTCAGCGCCTTACTTTGACGCTGACGTGAAAGGTTCGATGTCAGTGCCAAGTTTCTACGATAACTTCGATATGGAAACGGGCGAGATGACTAACTTAAAGATGATCGACAACCTTAAGATGATCATGAAAAAGATCTAGCGGAATAAGCTATCCAATGCATCTAAGAAAAACAGCCATCATTTGACGGCTGTTTTTACGATCTGAATAAGCAGCTTTTACATGATAATTAAAAGCTAATTCGAAAGGGCTAAACTTAAACTTAACTTTAGTTATACTGGTAAATGGACTTGAATGACTAAATGACATGGAAAAGGGAAGTAACAACATGAAAAACATCGTGTATTTAACGATTGGTCAACTCTCGGAACGTAGTGGTGTTGCCCCTTCGGCTCTGCGTTTTTATGAAACCAAAGGATTGATTGCCTCTATCCGCACCAATGGTAATCAACGACGTTATCAATCAGCGATGTTGAGGCGAATTGCCCTTATTCAAGTTGCTCAGTCAATAGGTTTCACGCTAGAAGAGATCACCGAAGAGCTGTCTAGCTTGCCGATGAACCACACTGCAACCAAGCGCGATTGGGAGCGAGTGGCAAAGAAATGGCAAGGGCAACTCGACAGTAAGATGGCACAGATCCGTTCATTACAAGAAAACCTCACAGGCTGTATTGGCTGCGGCTGCCTGAGCATGCAAAAGTGCCATCTATTGAACCCAGAAGATATTCTCCATGACCAAGGGCAGGGTGCTCAGCGTATTGTTGATTAGCCTCCATTTCGTCTGAACATCGAACTCAATTCTATATGTGTTATCACTTGATAGAGCTGTGGTGGTAGGGGTATCTCGTCTAGACAAAGCGGAATTAAGGGTCTAGTTTAGGTGGTTCTTTCAATAAAAGAAGAGGTTAGTTATGTTCAGCCATGTTTTTCTCGGTACCGAAGATATTGAACGCGCGAAGGCTTTTTATGACCCAATCATGAAAGTGCTTGGCTACAGTGAAGGTTCCGTTGACCCTAAAGGGCGCTGTGTTTACGTTAGCCAAACTGGTGTATTAGGTTTAACCAAACCGATTGATGGTCAGCCTGCAACGCACGGCAATGGTATGACGGTTGGCTTTTTGGCCTCTTCACCAGAAGCGGTGGATGAGTGGCATCGTGTTGGTGTAGAAAATGGCGGTACGAGTATTGAAAACGGGCCTGGTGAGAGAGGGTCGGATGAACGCCGACTTTACATGGCGTATTTGCGAGATCCTGATGGAAACAAGATCTGTGCAACTCACTTTATGCCTTAGTTCATGATATGCTTCAGTTCGTTTTATGCCACTGTGGCGTATAATTAAGTCATCTTAGTGGTTCAAACCAAACAGGCTATTGCAAAGGATTGGCGAGATGACTTCAAACGAACTATTTTAAGAGAGCTTTGAGCGTTGCCGGATTGATCAAGCGTTTTTAGAGTCATTCTTGGCCGACTTTTGCCAACATAACCCTAGGTTTTCAGAACGCTTTGAGAAAGTAGGATTGGAGCAACAAACTAAGATGCTCAAGGCTTCCATCATCCTCATCTACAATTCTGCTGGATTACCCAGTGTGCTTAATTCCGTAAAGCGACTCGGAAAGCAGCACAAAGATTTAGAAATGGATATCTCTGAGCAAGAGCTTAATGAGTGGTTTAAATCATTGCTCAATACGGTTAAGAAATACGATCCTCATTACAATGAGCAAGTCGAACAAGCATGGACAGAAACCCTCGATGTTGGCCTTAAAATCATGAAGCAAGAGTGCGTGGTCCCAAGCTCTGTAAACAGCTAGATTCTTGATTAGTTTTTCTCTGTTTTGCTTATTCGCTATTTAAAAATGGCAAGAGCTCGGCATAGCAGATAACACCATTATTATCTTCACGGCTGATAATGGCCCTGAAATAATGACATGGCCTGATGTTGGTATGACACCATACCACGGTGAGAAAGGTACCACGTGGGAAGGTGGTGTTCGTGCTCCGGCTCTCGTAAGCTGGCCGGGTAAAATTCCTGCGGGCAGTGTGGGTAACGGCATCCTCGATGGTATGGACTGCTTGCCAACACTTGTTGCTGCTGGTGGTCCTGCGGATCTGAAAGAGAAAATGCTGAAAGGTTACGATGGCTTTAAAGCACACCTTGATGGGTACAACCAAGTCGATATGTTAACGGAGAAAGGCTAATCGAATCGTAAAGAGATTTACTACTACGAACGTGACAAGCTACAAGCGGTTCGAGTCGGTGATTGGAAAGCTCACTTCGTAGTACAGAATCATGGTTGGAGCGGTCCGAAAGAAGAGTTAAATGCACCGCTACTGTTTAACTTGCGACGTGACCCTTATGAGCGAGCAGCAGAAGAGTCAGGTATGTACTTGAAGTGAATGGGACAAAAAATGTGGGCATTTGGCCCGGCTCAAGCGGCGGTACAGCAACACCTAGCGACCTTCAAAGAGTGGCCACCTAAGACGCCAGAAGCTCAGCCAGACAATACCGGTGGTGTGGGGAATTAGCGTACACTCACTTCCAGAAACTAAATAAACAAAGCTCAGCCCCTAAGTTTTAGAAACCTAGGGTGTTGGGCTTTTGTTTTGCTAAAAGAAAAAGGCTATCAGAAGAAGTGAACTAGTCCTCAAGAGGAAGTTGATAGCTGTTTTTAAGCTCTTTGACTGAAATGTTAGATTGGATTGCGCTTACACCTTTCACTCGTCGAATTGAGCTGATTCGCTCAAAATACTCTTCCAGATCTCTCGCCAAAACCTGAATCATGTAATCGGCACCGCCTGCAATGCAGTGACACATGGTGATCCAGTCTGTCACTGCGACAAATTCTTCAAAAGGCTCGGTGTTTTCAACCTCATGGTTACCGAGTGTCACTAGGGTAAAACCTGCCACATGAAGCCCTAGCTTTTTGCGATTAAGCTGCGCGGTATAGCCATCAATATAGCCCGTCTCTTCCATGCGTTTCCAACGACGCCAGCAAGGTGTTTCACTCAGGTTGACCTTCTCGGCAAGCTTGCTGTTACTCATGCGCCCATCTTTTTGGATATGTCCAAGAATGGCAATATCTGTATCATCTAGCACTTCATTGGTGGATTCTTTCACTTTCATGGTGTTTTTAGAGGGATTCTGCTCAAATTTGATTTTATACTAGCGCATATAGCAATTTAATTCCTACTCGAATCGGTAAACTCTTCTCCCAATAACGTTTTATTTACTAGGAGAAAAAGAATGAGCGCTCAATTAATGCTGGCGTTCTTGTTGTTTTCAATATCGATTGGAATTACACCGGGAGCAGGAAACATTGCATTGCTTGGGATATCAAGCCGATATGGATTTGCGGCAACATTGCCTTTTGTCTCTGGTAACGCTTTTGGCATTATCATCATACTGGCGGGTTCAAGCGCGGGATTGGTGAGCCTGTTTACCCTCTACCCAGAGATCTACACGGTAATGAAGTACCTTGGGGCGGCTTATTTACTGTTTATGGCGTGGTCGATTGCCAACATGGAAATTGAGCAAGAAGAGTCGGTGAATCGCTCAGGATTTATGTCTGGTGTTTTGATTCAAGTATTGAACCCGAAAGGATGGATTGCTTCACTGACTGTATTTTCTCAGTTCATCACCACACAGGCAGATTACCTGATTCAAGTGGTGACGATCACCACCATCATGGTGGGGACCGGTGTGTTGTGTATGTTGGTTTGGGCGTATTGCGGCACTATGTTGCAGCGCCTTCTGCAATCACCAAAACAAATGGTGATGGTTAACCGCTGCTTGGGTGGAAGCTTAGCGTTAGTGGTTGCTTTTATGCTTTATCAACCAGCGTAGAGCGTCTTTATCAAAGAAAAAAACCACTCCTAAATCCATAGGAGTGGTGTCTAAATATCGACAAAGTCGTTAACGATAAACAGTCAGTTAATCATCACTAATAAGTTAATCATAACTGATACGTTAACAAGGACACTTAAGGAAAATTTGATTACAAGATTAAGCGGTTTCAGCCTCTTTAACTGGAGCTGGGTTACGAATTAGGTGGTCAAATGCACCTAAACTTGCTTTCGCACCTTCACCCATCGCAATGATGATCTGCTTGTAAGGTACTGTTGTTACATCGCCTGCTGCAAACACACCTTTCATCGATGTTGCGCCATGCGCGTTAATCTCAATCTCACCGCGTGGTGAAAGCTCAACCTTCGAACCTTTCAACCATTCGCTGTTCGGCATTAGACCGATTTGAACGAAGATACCCGCAAGCTCAATCTGTTTCAGCTCTTCAGTGTTGCGGTCTTTGTATTCCAGACCCGTTACGCGGTTTCCATCGCCCAACACTTGTGTCGTTTGAGCCATTTTGATGATTTCGATGTTTGGCGTTGCGTTTGCTTTATCGATAAGCACTTGGTCAGCGCGTAACGTGTCTGCAAATTCAAGCACGGTCACATGTTCCACAATACCTGCTAGGTCGATAGCTGCTTCGATACCTGAGTTACCGCCACCGATAACCGCCGTTTTCTTACCTTTGAACAGTGGACCGTCACAGTGTGGGCAGTAAGCCACGCCTTTGTTACGGTATTCTTGCTCACCCGGAACGTTCATTTCACGCCAGCGTGCACCTGTACTTGTGATAACAGAGCGAGCTCGCAGTGTTGCGCCACTCTCTAATTCAACGTGGATGTAGCCGTCTTTTGTGTCTTCCGCAGCAACTATGTTGGCAGCACGCTGCTCAGTCATTACTTCTACACCGTACTCTTTTACGTGCTCTTCTAGGCTAGCCACTAGCTTAGGACCCGTTGTCGCTTTAACTGAGATAAAGTTCTCAATTGCCATGGTATCCATGACTTGGCCACCAAAGCGGTCTGCAACGACACCAGTGCGAATGCCTTTACGTGCTGCGTAGATAGCTGCTGAAGAACCAGCAGGGCCACC
Encoded here:
- the ahpF gene encoding alkyl hydroperoxide reductase subunit F, giving the protein MLDQAMKQQLKAYLENLKTNVQLVLSLDDSDTAHKLQGLANDIASLTDKIEVTRDDSASTRSPIMQVVNQEKGTAIGFAGLPMGHEFTSLVLALLHSGGHPIKLEADVIEQIKELDQELNVEIFISLSCQNCPEVVQAFNMMSAINPLIKTTMIDGAAFQEEVKSRDIMAVPSVFINGELFGQGRMSLAEILNKVDSGAAEKNATNLNQQAPFDVLVVGGGPAGSSAAIYAARKGIRTGVVADRFGGQVMDTMAIENFISVKATTGPKLVASLEEHVKEYGVEVMTEQRAANIVAAEDTKDGYIHVELESGATLRARSVITSTGARWREMNVPGEQEYRNKGVAYCPHCDGPLFKGKKTAVIGGGNSGIEAAIDLAGIVEHVTVLEFADTLRADQVLIDKANATPNIEIIKMAQTTQVLGDGNRVTGLEYKDRNTEELKQIELAGIFVQIGLMPNSEWLKGSKVELSPRGEIEINAHGATSMKGVFAAGDVTTVPYKQIIIAMGEGAKASLGAFDHLIRNPAPVKEAETA